A window from Opitutia bacterium ISCC 52 encodes these proteins:
- the rpsT gene encoding 30S ribosomal protein S20, whose protein sequence is MANTKSAIKNIRKTATQTVRNTRIKTRLKTLSKKVTEAAQSGDKEAAKAAAVAFVSALDKAAKTKIIHQNAARRLKSGCAKYIFA, encoded by the coding sequence ATGGCGAATACGAAGTCCGCAATTAAGAACATTAGAAAAACTGCTACGCAAACTGTGCGTAACACCCGTATCAAGACCCGCTTGAAGACTTTAAGCAAAAAAGTCACAGAGGCGGCTCAGTCCGGTGACAAAGAAGCAGCCAAAGCAGCTGCTGTGGCCTTTGTCTCTGCTTTGGATAAAGCAGCGAAGACCAAAATTATTCATCAGAATGCAGCACGTCGCCTAAAGTCTGGCTGTGCCAAGTATATCTTTGCGTAA